A region of Mycolicibacterium brumae DNA encodes the following proteins:
- a CDS encoding type II toxin-antitoxin system Phd/YefM family antitoxin, whose product MTTLPIAEVRANLSKLVDEAVRTHQRVEVTKNGRRAAVLISADDYDSLMETLEILGDREAMDALREADADIAAGRVYPLDEVEAELRAKGIIGS is encoded by the coding sequence ATGACCACGTTGCCGATTGCCGAGGTGCGAGCCAACCTGTCCAAATTGGTGGACGAAGCCGTGCGCACGCATCAGCGGGTCGAGGTCACCAAGAATGGGCGCCGCGCCGCCGTGCTGATCAGCGCCGACGACTACGACTCCCTCATGGAGACCCTCGAAATTCTCGGTGATCGAGAAGCGATGGACGCCCTCCGCGAGGCGGACGCCGATATCGCGGCCGGCCGGGTCTACCCGCTTGACGAGGTGGAAGCCGAACTCCGCGCGAAGGGCATCATCGGTTCATGA
- a CDS encoding DUF6542 domain-containing protein: protein MSAQRSGPPIAPEDAAAHPGILGVPWWGAIVIAVGATLVGITFDGLVDGSNLTTMFSAMYFSGCLAAVLAVRRSGLFTAVVQPPLILFVAVPTAYYVFHHADINGLKDILINCGYPLIERFLLMFGTAVVVLLIGIARWALTPAHATEDGEPAEPSGAVAEFGAAAGAKIAALLGAAGAAIGKAFTSIRGDGEDDETPARPKRASRATAESQRRRGAERPARSRHNRPGAEETGEEPRRRRRYADDEPGYEPRRRRPAAGPDGYEGAAEPRRRAPRDADPRAPRHVVDHEGYQPRRRPPADGARRPAAEDGRRSRGEYRRPAPEGYRPREGYRPAPEGYRPPEGYRPGEGRRSRADSPEPGQGRRRAAEAQGEPRRRPNPYLEGEPPRRRPAPQPGENHHPVSRVRYRGDGEDPDVDPRPRRARHSREQ, encoded by the coding sequence ATGTCCGCGCAGCGATCAGGGCCGCCCATTGCGCCCGAAGACGCCGCCGCGCACCCCGGAATTCTGGGCGTGCCGTGGTGGGGCGCGATCGTCATCGCGGTCGGAGCGACGCTGGTCGGAATCACTTTCGACGGCCTGGTCGACGGCTCGAACCTGACGACCATGTTCTCGGCGATGTACTTCTCCGGGTGTCTGGCCGCGGTGCTCGCGGTGCGGCGATCCGGGCTGTTCACCGCCGTGGTGCAACCGCCGCTGATCCTCTTCGTCGCGGTGCCCACCGCGTACTACGTCTTCCACCACGCCGATATCAACGGCCTGAAGGACATCCTGATCAACTGCGGATACCCGCTGATCGAACGCTTCCTGCTGATGTTCGGCACCGCGGTGGTGGTGCTGCTCATCGGCATCGCCCGCTGGGCGCTAACACCAGCGCACGCCACCGAGGACGGCGAGCCCGCCGAGCCGTCGGGCGCCGTCGCGGAGTTCGGCGCCGCGGCGGGCGCCAAGATCGCCGCGCTGCTCGGCGCGGCGGGCGCGGCCATCGGCAAGGCCTTCACGTCCATTCGCGGGGACGGCGAGGACGACGAGACGCCGGCTCGACCCAAACGCGCCAGCCGGGCGACCGCTGAGTCGCAGCGGCGTCGCGGCGCCGAGCGACCGGCGCGCTCCCGGCACAACCGGCCCGGCGCCGAGGAGACCGGCGAGGAACCGCGTCGCCGGCGCCGCTACGCCGACGACGAGCCGGGCTACGAGCCGCGCCGCCGCCGTCCCGCCGCCGGCCCCGACGGATACGAGGGCGCCGCCGAACCACGTCGTCGCGCGCCCCGGGACGCCGATCCGCGGGCGCCGCGCCACGTCGTCGACCACGAGGGTTATCAGCCCCGCCGCCGGCCCCCCGCCGACGGGGCGCGTCGGCCGGCCGCCGAGGACGGGCGTCGCAGCCGCGGCGAGTACCGTCGTCCGGCCCCGGAGGGGTACCGCCCCCGCGAGGGGTATCGGCCCGCGCCGGAGGGGTACCGCCCGCCGGAGGGCTACCGGCCCGGCGAGGGCCGTCGCAGCCGCGCGGACTCTCCCGAGCCCGGTCAGGGCCGCCGTCGCGCGGCCGAGGCCCAGGGTGAGCCACGTCGGCGCCCCAATCCGTACCTGGAAGGCGAGCCGCCGCGCCGTCGGCCGGCGCCGCAGCCCGGGGAGAACCACCATCCGGTGTCGCGGGTGCGTTACCGCGGCGACGGTGAGGACCCCGATGTCGACCCCCGGCCACGCCGGGCGCGGCACAGCCGCGAGCAGTAG
- the ychF gene encoding redox-regulated ATPase YchF: MSLNLGIVGLPNVGKSTLFNALTNNDVLAANYPFATIEPNEGMVSLPDPRLNVLAEIFGSQRILPAPVRFVDIAGIVKGASEGAGLGNKFLANIRECDAICQVVRVFSDDDVVHVDGRVDPRSDIEVIETELILADMQTLEKAVPRLEKEARNNKERKPILDAALAAQTVLDTGKTLFAAGKSVDTAALRELNLLTTKPFLYVFNADESVLGDEAKITELRELVAPADAVFLDAKIEAELAELDDESALELLESIGQTERGLDALARAGFHTLALQTYLTAGPKEARAWTIHQGDTAPKAAGVIHSDFEKGFIKAEVVSFDDLKESGSMAAAKAAGKVRMEGKDYVMADGDVVEFRFNV, from the coding sequence GTGAGCCTGAACCTGGGAATCGTCGGCCTGCCGAACGTCGGGAAATCGACGTTGTTCAACGCCCTGACGAACAATGACGTGCTGGCGGCCAACTACCCGTTTGCGACCATCGAGCCCAACGAGGGCATGGTGTCGCTGCCCGATCCGCGGCTGAATGTGCTGGCCGAGATATTCGGGTCGCAGCGGATCCTGCCCGCCCCGGTGCGCTTCGTCGACATCGCCGGCATCGTCAAGGGCGCCTCCGAAGGCGCGGGCCTGGGGAACAAGTTCCTGGCCAACATCCGGGAGTGCGACGCGATCTGCCAGGTGGTCCGGGTCTTCTCTGACGACGACGTGGTGCACGTCGACGGTCGGGTCGACCCCCGCTCGGACATCGAGGTCATCGAAACCGAGCTGATCCTGGCCGATATGCAGACCCTGGAGAAGGCGGTGCCGCGGCTGGAGAAGGAGGCCCGCAACAACAAGGAGCGCAAGCCGATCCTCGACGCCGCGCTGGCTGCGCAGACGGTGCTGGACACCGGCAAGACGCTGTTCGCGGCGGGCAAGTCCGTGGACACCGCGGCGCTGCGCGAGCTGAACCTGCTGACCACCAAGCCGTTCCTGTACGTGTTCAACGCCGACGAGTCGGTGCTCGGCGATGAGGCGAAGATCACCGAGCTGCGCGAACTGGTCGCCCCCGCCGACGCGGTGTTCCTGGACGCCAAGATCGAGGCCGAGCTCGCCGAACTGGACGACGAGTCCGCGCTGGAGCTGCTGGAGTCGATCGGTCAGACCGAGCGTGGCTTGGACGCGCTGGCCCGCGCCGGCTTCCACACCTTGGCGCTGCAGACCTATCTGACCGCCGGGCCCAAGGAGGCCCGCGCATGGACCATCCACCAGGGCGACACCGCGCCCAAGGCGGCCGGGGTGATCCACTCCGACTTCGAGAAAGGCTTCATCAAGGCCGAGGTGGTCTCCTTCGACGACCTCAAGGAATCCGGATCGATGGCCGCCGCCAAGGCCGCCGGCAAGGTCCGGATGGAGGGCAAGGACTACGTGATGGCCGACGGGGACGTGGTCGAGTTCCGGTTTAACGTGTAG
- a CDS encoding type II toxin-antitoxin system RelE family toxin: MTYRVELTRRARRSLSEELPEVVAAACWEFIRGPLAENPHRVGKCLRDELAGRWSARRGDFRVVYEIHENVVVVRVIDVRHRRDAYR, translated from the coding sequence ATGACCTACCGGGTCGAACTGACTCGACGCGCTCGGCGAAGTCTGTCCGAGGAGCTTCCCGAGGTTGTCGCCGCGGCTTGCTGGGAGTTCATTCGTGGCCCGCTCGCCGAGAACCCGCATCGGGTCGGCAAGTGCCTGCGCGACGAGTTGGCCGGCCGCTGGTCAGCGCGGCGTGGGGATTTCCGGGTCGTCTACGAGATTCATGAGAACGTCGTCGTCGTCCGGGTCATTGACGTTCGACATCGTCGTGACGCTTAT